The following are from one region of the Salmo trutta chromosome 20, fSalTru1.1, whole genome shotgun sequence genome:
- the LOC115155457 gene encoding oligodendrocyte transcription factor 2-like, producing the protein MDSGTSRVSSRPSSPEVHDMFLHAMKKHMVGFSGTVSSTQSDSPPEIPADMRSLSDDDDDITLKMLSKKDRKLLSENELQGMRLKINSRERKRMHDLNIAMDGLREVMPYAHGPSVRKLSKIATLLLARNYILMLSNSLEEMKRLVSEFYGSGHHSSFHPSACGTMAHTGPLPGHPAVSHASHPVHHPLLPPAVSTVASLSTTGLTSIRPHHGLLKAPSAGPGPLGSSFHHWGAGMPCPCSMCQVPPHVSGMSAVTMSRLTSDSK; encoded by the coding sequence ATGGACTCCGGTACCAGCCGAGTGTCTAGCCGACCTTCCTCTCCCGAGGTGCACGATATGTTCCTGCATGCGATGAAGAAGCATATGGTGGGCTTCTCCGGTACTGTCTCGTCCACACAGAGCGACTCACCGCCGGAGATACCCGCGGACATGCGGAGCCTTTCGGATGACGATGATGACATTACCCTGAAAATGCTGTCAAAGAAGGACCGTAAACTGCTGTCAGAAAACGAGCTGCAGGGGATGCGGCTGAAAATCAACAGCCGGGAGCGGAAGAGGATGCACGACCTCAACATCGCCATGGACGGTCTCCGGGAGGTCATGCCTTACGCGCACGGGCCCTCGGTGCGCAAACTCTCCAAAATCGCAACTCTCCTCCTGGCAAGAAACTACATCCTGATGCTGAGCAACTCGCTGGAGGAGATGAAGAGGCTGGTCAGTGAGTTCTACGGCAGCGGACACCACAGCAGCTTCCACCCCTCCGCATGTGGTACCATGGCGCATACTGGGCCACTGCCTGGTCATCCGGCCGTTTCCCACGCCTCCCACCCGGTGCACCATCCACTTCTTCCCCCGGCAGTTTCCACAGTTGCCTCTCTCTCTACAACGGGTCTCACCTCGATCAGACCCCACCATGGACTCCTGAAGGCGCCTTCGGCCGGCCCGGGCCCCCTGGGTAGCAGTTTCCATCACTGGGGCGCGGGAATGCCCTGTCCATGCAGCATGTGCCAGGTGCCACCACATGTTTCCGGCATGAGCGCTGTCACAATGTCCAGGCTGACGAGTGACTCCAAATGA